In Spirosoma aureum, a single genomic region encodes these proteins:
- a CDS encoding MarR family winged helix-turn-helix transcriptional regulator: protein MGNLFKNEHHRLIANLHQTDGYIFNHFQQKLSPFDLSVQQYIALRRLSEVYPHSLSAGELKEKMTDLNSDMTRLTDRLVAKSLIIREIDPQNRRRVNLRLTPESHQFVEKVALEFKDFESILSHLTDEEVQIMNTLLEKIRNR, encoded by the coding sequence ATGGGAAATCTGTTCAAAAATGAACACCATCGGCTCATTGCCAATCTGCACCAGACTGATGGATACATCTTTAACCATTTTCAGCAGAAACTATCGCCATTCGATTTGTCAGTGCAGCAATACATCGCTTTGCGTCGATTATCGGAGGTCTATCCGCATAGTCTGAGTGCGGGTGAACTGAAAGAAAAAATGACTGATTTAAACTCAGACATGACTCGGCTGACCGATCGGCTAGTCGCAAAAAGCCTGATTATACGGGAGATCGATCCGCAAAATCGTCGGCGGGTCAATCTGCGGCTTACACCAGAATCGCATCAGTTTGTGGAGAAAGTAGCACTTGAATTTAAAGATTTTGAATCGATCCTCAGCCACTTAACTGACGAGGAAGTACAGATAATGAACACACTCCTTGAAAAAATTAG